In Yersinia enterocolitica subsp. enterocolitica, one DNA window encodes the following:
- the sucC gene encoding ADP-forming succinate--CoA ligase subunit beta, with protein sequence MNLHEYQAKQLFARYGMPAPTGYACTTPREAEEAASKIGAGPWVVKCQVHAGGRGKAGGVKLVNSKEDIRAFAEQWLGKKLVTYQTDVHGQPVHQILVEAATDIDKELYLGAVIDRSSRRVVFMASTEGGVEIEKVAEETPELIHKVALDPLTGPQPYQGRELAFKLGLTGKQVAQFTKIFMGLATLFLERDLAMVEINPLVITKQGDLVCLDGKLGADGNALFRQPELREMRDKSQEDEREAQAAQWELNYVALDGNIGCMVNGAGLAMGTMDIVKLHGGEPANFLDVGGGATKERVTEAFKIILSDDKVKAVFVNIFGGIVRCDLIADGIIGAVEEVGVNVPVVVRLEGNNAELGAKKLADSGLNIIAATSLTDAAQQVVAAVGAK encoded by the coding sequence ATGAATTTACACGAATATCAGGCAAAACAACTGTTTGCTCGGTATGGCATGCCAGCACCAACTGGCTACGCTTGTACCACACCGCGTGAAGCAGAAGAAGCCGCATCTAAAATCGGTGCTGGCCCGTGGGTGGTTAAATGTCAGGTACATGCTGGTGGTCGCGGTAAAGCGGGCGGCGTGAAACTGGTTAACAGCAAAGAAGATATTCGTGCTTTCGCTGAACAGTGGTTGGGTAAAAAGCTGGTCACTTACCAGACAGATGTGCATGGTCAACCGGTTCACCAAATCTTGGTGGAAGCGGCGACTGATATCGACAAAGAGCTATATTTGGGCGCGGTTATTGACCGTAGCTCCCGTCGGGTGGTGTTTATGGCATCCACTGAAGGCGGCGTTGAAATTGAAAAAGTGGCCGAAGAAACACCAGAACTGATCCATAAGGTCGCCTTGGATCCATTGACTGGCCCGCAGCCTTATCAAGGTCGCGAATTGGCATTCAAACTGGGTTTAACTGGGAAGCAAGTGGCTCAGTTCACCAAGATCTTTATGGGGCTGGCGACTCTGTTCCTGGAACGTGACTTGGCGATGGTTGAGATAAACCCGCTGGTGATTACCAAACAGGGTGATCTGGTTTGTTTGGATGGCAAACTGGGTGCCGATGGTAACGCTTTGTTCCGTCAACCAGAACTGCGTGAAATGCGTGATAAATCTCAGGAAGATGAGCGCGAAGCACAGGCTGCACAGTGGGAACTGAACTATGTCGCCTTGGATGGCAACATTGGTTGCATGGTAAACGGTGCTGGCTTGGCAATGGGTACTATGGATATTGTGAAACTGCACGGTGGTGAACCCGCTAACTTCCTTGATGTGGGTGGCGGTGCCACTAAAGAGCGCGTGACTGAAGCGTTCAAAATCATTTTGTCTGATGACAAAGTGAAAGCAGTTTTCGTTAATATCTTCGGCGGTATTGTGCGCTGTGACCTGATTGCTGACGGCATTATTGGTGCAGTTGAAGAAGTGGGTGTCAACGTGCCAGTTGTAGTGCGTTTGGAAGGGAATAACGCCGAGCTGGGTGCCAAGAAACTGGCAGACAGCGGTTTGAATATCATTGCTGCGACCAGCCTGACAGATGCGGCTCAGCAAGTTGTAGCGGCAGTGGGGGCTAAATAA
- the sucA gene encoding 2-oxoglutarate dehydrogenase E1 component: MQNGAMKAWLDSSYLAGANQSYIEQLYEDFLTDPGSVDDSWRSIFLQLPTTGVKPDQFHSQTREYFRRLAKDPSRYNSSISDPENDAKQVKVLQLINAFRFRGHQHANLDPLGLWKQESVPDLDPAYHHLTEADFQNTFNVGSFAIGKETMKLSDLYAALKQTYCGSIGAEYMHITNTEEKRWLQQRIESVVGKPTFSDEEKRRFLSELTAAEGLERYLGAKFPGAKRFSLEGGDSLVTMLKEMIRHAGKNGTREVVLGMAHRGRLNVLINVLGKKPEDLFDEFAGKHKEHLGTGDVKYHQGFSSDVETEGGLVHLALAFNPSHLEIVSPVVIGSVRARRDRLDEARSNMVLPITIHGDAAIAGQGVVQETLNMSQARGYEVGGTVRIVINNQIGFTTSNPLDARSTQYCTDIAKMVQAPIFHVNADDPEAVAFVTRLALDFRNTFKRDVMIDLVCYRRHGHNEADEPSATQPVMYQKIKKHPTPRKIYADKLTEQNIASLEDATEMVNLYRDALDRGDCVVEEWRPMNLQSFTWSPYLNHEWDEEYPSKVDMKRLQDLARRISHAPDAIEMQSRVAKIYGDRALMASGEKPFDWGGAETLAYATLVDEGIPIRLSGEDAGRGTFFHRHAVIHNQKNGSVYVPLANIHSGQGDFQVWDSVLSEEAVLAFEYGYATAEPRTLTIWEAQFGDFANGAQVVIDQFISSGEQKWGRMCGLVMLLPHGYEGQGPEHSSARLERYLQLCAEQNMQVCIPSTPAQVYHMIRRQALRGMRRPLVVMSPKSLLRHPLAVSSLDELANGSFLPAIGEIDELDPKGVKRVVMCSGKVYYDLLEQRRKNGQTDVAIVRIEQLYPFPHQAVQAVLEQFAHVHDFVWCQEEPLNQGAWYCSQHNFREVIPFGASLRYAGRPASASPAVGYISVHQKQQQALVNDALTVE; the protein is encoded by the coding sequence ATGCAGAACGGCGCAATGAAGGCCTGGCTGGATTCCTCCTATCTGGCGGGCGCGAACCAGTCCTACATAGAGCAGCTCTATGAAGACTTTTTAACCGATCCTGGTTCCGTTGATGATAGTTGGCGTTCAATTTTTCTACAACTACCTACAACGGGTGTAAAACCTGATCAGTTCCACTCTCAAACACGCGAGTATTTCCGTCGCCTGGCGAAGGATCCCTCTCGTTATAACTCATCCATCAGCGATCCTGAAAATGATGCCAAGCAAGTTAAGGTGTTGCAGTTAATCAACGCCTTCCGCTTCCGCGGCCATCAACATGCCAATCTTGACCCACTCGGTTTGTGGAAGCAGGAGTCTGTTCCTGACCTTGACCCTGCCTATCACCATCTGACTGAAGCCGATTTCCAGAACACCTTCAATGTGGGTTCTTTTGCTATTGGCAAAGAAACCATGAAGCTGTCTGATCTATATGCAGCCCTGAAACAAACCTACTGTGGTTCGATTGGCGCTGAATATATGCACATCACCAACACCGAAGAAAAACGTTGGCTTCAGCAGCGTATTGAGTCGGTAGTTGGGAAACCCACTTTCAGCGATGAAGAGAAGCGCCGCTTCCTGAGCGAACTGACTGCCGCTGAAGGTTTGGAGCGTTATTTAGGGGCCAAATTCCCTGGTGCCAAGCGTTTCTCACTGGAGGGCGGCGATTCGCTGGTCACCATGTTGAAAGAGATGATTCGCCATGCCGGTAAAAATGGCACACGTGAAGTGGTTTTGGGTATGGCGCACCGTGGCCGCCTGAACGTATTGATAAACGTGTTGGGTAAGAAACCGGAAGATTTGTTCGATGAATTTGCTGGTAAACATAAAGAGCATTTGGGTACCGGTGACGTTAAATATCACCAAGGTTTCTCTTCTGATGTAGAAACTGAAGGCGGCCTGGTTCACCTGGCGTTAGCCTTTAACCCATCGCATCTGGAAATTGTTAGCCCGGTGGTTATCGGTTCTGTGCGAGCACGCCGTGACCGCCTGGATGAAGCGCGCAGCAATATGGTACTGCCAATCACCATTCATGGTGATGCGGCGATTGCCGGGCAGGGCGTAGTGCAAGAGACGTTGAATATGTCTCAAGCCCGTGGTTATGAAGTGGGCGGGACAGTGCGTATTGTTATCAACAACCAGATTGGTTTCACCACCTCGAACCCACTGGATGCGCGCTCTACCCAATACTGTACTGATATTGCCAAAATGGTACAGGCTCCTATTTTCCATGTGAATGCTGATGATCCTGAAGCTGTGGCGTTTGTAACCCGTCTGGCGTTGGATTTCCGTAACACCTTTAAACGTGACGTGATGATCGATCTGGTTTGCTACCGTCGCCATGGGCATAACGAAGCCGATGAGCCAAGTGCAACACAGCCAGTGATGTATCAGAAGATCAAAAAACACCCGACGCCGCGCAAGATCTATGCTGACAAGCTGACCGAGCAAAATATCGCCAGCCTGGAAGATGCCACGGAAATGGTCAACCTGTATCGCGATGCATTGGATCGCGGTGATTGTGTGGTGGAAGAGTGGCGTCCGATGAATCTGCAATCCTTCACCTGGTCACCGTATCTGAACCATGAATGGGATGAAGAATATCCAAGCAAAGTTGATATGAAACGGCTGCAAGACTTGGCGCGCCGTATCAGCCACGCACCAGATGCCATTGAAATGCAATCCCGTGTTGCCAAGATCTATGGCGATCGCGCCTTGATGGCAAGCGGCGAGAAGCCATTTGACTGGGGCGGAGCTGAGACACTGGCTTACGCCACACTGGTAGATGAAGGGATCCCCATTCGCTTGTCGGGTGAAGATGCCGGGCGCGGAACTTTCTTCCATCGTCATGCTGTGATTCATAACCAGAAAAATGGCTCTGTCTATGTGCCACTGGCGAATATTCACAGCGGGCAGGGCGATTTCCAGGTATGGGACTCGGTACTGTCGGAAGAAGCTGTTTTGGCCTTTGAATATGGTTACGCCACCGCAGAACCGCGCACTCTGACTATCTGGGAAGCGCAGTTTGGTGACTTTGCCAACGGTGCTCAAGTGGTTATCGACCAATTCATCAGCTCCGGCGAGCAGAAATGGGGCCGCATGTGTGGTCTGGTTATGCTGTTGCCGCACGGTTATGAAGGTCAAGGCCCGGAACACTCCTCCGCTCGGTTGGAGCGCTATCTGCAACTTTGTGCTGAACAAAACATGCAGGTGTGTATTCCGTCAACGCCAGCACAGGTTTACCACATGATTCGCCGTCAGGCATTACGTGGTATGCGCCGACCTCTGGTGGTGATGTCACCTAAGTCATTGTTGCGTCATCCATTAGCAGTATCGTCACTGGATGAATTGGCAAATGGCAGCTTCTTGCCCGCCATTGGTGAAATTGATGAGCTGGACCCGAAAGGCGTCAAACGTGTCGTGATGTGTTCAGGCAAAGTTTATTATGACCTGCTGGAACAGCGTCGCAAAAACGGGCAAACCGATGTCGCCATCGTGCGTATCGAGCAGCTTTATCCATTCCCACACCAAGCGGTACAAGCGGTGTTGGAACAATTTGCGCATGTTCATGATTTCGTCTGGTGTCAGGAAGAGCCGCTCAACCAGGGTGCCTGGTATTGCAGCCAACACAACTTCCGTGAAGTGATTCCATTTGGTGCTTCCTTGCGTTACGCAGGTCGCCCAGCCTCAGCTTCACCGGCAGTGGGATACATTTCCGTGCACCAGAAACAACAACAAGCTCTGGTTAATGACGCGCTGACTGTTGAATAG
- the sdhD gene encoding succinate dehydrogenase membrane anchor subunit, which yields MVSNASALGRNGVHDWLLLRASAIVITLYILYILGFVVIVPDITYEIWRGFFASHITKVFTLLTLLSILAHAWIGLWQVLTDYIKPLAVRLVLQLAVVITLLVYLLYGTIVVWGA from the coding sequence ATGGTAAGCAATGCTTCTGCGTTAGGGCGTAATGGAGTACACGACTGGCTGTTACTGCGTGCTTCTGCAATCGTCATCACTCTATATATTCTTTATATTCTGGGCTTCGTTGTTATTGTCCCAGACATCACCTACGAAATCTGGCGTGGCTTCTTTGCTTCGCACATCACAAAAGTATTTACCCTGCTGACATTGCTGTCGATTCTGGCTCATGCCTGGATTGGTCTATGGCAGGTATTAACGGACTATATCAAGCCGCTAGCGGTACGACTGGTGTTACAACTGGCCGTGGTGATTACGCTGCTGGTCTACCTCTTGTATGGAACAATTGTGGTGTGGGGTGCTTAA
- the pcp gene encoding pyroglutamyl-peptidase I — protein MKSVLITGFEPFGGERVNPSWEVVKQLNDLMLGGVKVVARQLPCAFGEALTALNAAVDEIQPVLVLAIGQAGGRADISIERVAINVDDARIADNLGNQPIDQPIVENGPAAYFTRLPIKAMVQGIREAGIPASVSQTAGTYVCNHVMYGLLHRLHQTNDEIKGGFIHIPYLPEQAVNHPGAPSMSAHSVVIALELAISIALQIDHDSHIAGGAIH, from the coding sequence ATGAAAAGTGTATTAATTACCGGGTTTGAGCCATTTGGTGGGGAGCGGGTCAATCCTTCCTGGGAAGTGGTTAAACAATTAAATGATCTCATGCTAGGTGGGGTCAAAGTGGTGGCTCGTCAATTACCTTGTGCTTTTGGCGAAGCGCTGACCGCGCTGAATGCCGCGGTAGATGAAATTCAGCCAGTGCTGGTGTTAGCCATTGGTCAGGCTGGGGGACGTGCTGATATCAGCATCGAGCGGGTTGCTATTAATGTCGATGATGCACGTATTGCGGATAATCTGGGGAATCAGCCAATCGATCAGCCGATTGTCGAAAATGGCCCAGCGGCTTATTTCACCCGTTTACCCATCAAAGCAATGGTGCAGGGCATTCGTGAAGCGGGTATCCCGGCCTCCGTATCCCAGACTGCCGGAACCTATGTTTGTAATCATGTTATGTACGGGTTATTACATCGGTTACATCAGACAAATGACGAAATTAAGGGCGGTTTCATTCATATCCCTTATTTACCTGAGCAGGCAGTCAATCATCCTGGCGCGCCCAGTATGTCAGCGCATTCGGTAGTGATAGCGTTGGAACTGGCTATTTCCATCGCCTTACAAATTGATCATGATTCGCACATTGCCGGTGGCGCAATCCACTGA
- a CDS encoding citrate synthase → MADKKATLNIGEATIELGVKSPTIGTDVIDVSTLGSKGYFTFDPGFTSTASCESKITFIDGDKGILLHRGYPIDQLAKNSTYLEVCYILLYGETPTAEEYETFKATVTRHTMIHEQITSLFRGFRRDSHPMAVLCGVTGALAAFYHDALDVNNERHREITAFRLLSKMPTVAAMCYKYSIGQPFVYPRNDLSYAGNFLRMMFSTPCEEYEVNPVLERAMDRIFILHADHEQNASTSTVRTAGSSGANPFACIAAGIASLWGPAHGGANEACLKMLEEIKTVEHIPEFIRRAKDKNDSFRLMGFGHRVYKNHDPRATVMRETCHEVLKELKLEDDLLKVAMELEHIALNDPYFIERKLYPNVDFYSGIILKALGIPSSMFTVIFAIARTIGWIAHWNEMHDEGIKIARPRQLYTGYAERDFSSQLKK, encoded by the coding sequence ATGGCTGACAAAAAAGCGACGCTGAACATAGGCGAAGCTACGATCGAACTGGGGGTTAAATCCCCAACCATCGGCACTGATGTGATTGACGTCAGTACCTTAGGTTCCAAAGGGTATTTTACCTTTGACCCTGGGTTTACCTCTACCGCGTCCTGCGAATCAAAAATTACCTTTATCGATGGTGATAAAGGGATACTGCTACATCGTGGCTATCCTATTGATCAACTAGCAAAAAATTCTACTTATCTGGAAGTTTGCTACATCCTGCTATACGGCGAAACGCCAACCGCAGAAGAGTATGAAACTTTCAAAGCAACAGTCACACGCCACACCATGATCCACGAGCAGATAACCAGCCTGTTCCGCGGGTTCCGCCGCGACTCACATCCTATGGCCGTTCTCTGCGGTGTGACAGGCGCACTGGCTGCTTTCTACCATGATGCGCTAGATGTTAATAATGAGCGGCATCGTGAAATCACCGCCTTCCGTCTGCTGTCGAAAATGCCGACAGTCGCCGCAATGTGCTACAAATACTCCATCGGTCAGCCGTTTGTTTATCCGCGCAACGACCTGTCCTATGCCGGTAACTTCCTGCGCATGATGTTCTCTACACCGTGCGAAGAATATGAAGTTAACCCAGTACTGGAACGCGCGATGGATCGTATTTTCATCTTGCATGCCGACCACGAACAGAATGCATCAACCTCTACCGTGCGTACTGCCGGCTCATCGGGCGCTAACCCGTTTGCGTGTATTGCCGCAGGGATCGCTTCTCTATGGGGGCCAGCTCACGGCGGTGCGAACGAAGCCTGCCTGAAGATGCTGGAAGAGATTAAAACCGTTGAACACATTCCAGAATTTATCCGCCGCGCCAAAGATAAAAATGACTCGTTCCGCCTGATGGGCTTTGGTCACCGCGTGTATAAAAATCATGACCCGCGCGCGACTGTCATGCGTGAAACCTGCCATGAAGTATTGAAAGAACTGAAACTAGAAGATGATCTGCTGAAAGTGGCGATGGAGTTAGAGCATATTGCGCTGAACGACCCGTACTTCATCGAGAGAAAACTGTATCCAAACGTTGATTTCTACTCAGGTATCATCTTGAAAGCGTTGGGTATTCCGTCTTCCATGTTCACCGTAATCTTTGCTATTGCCCGTACTATCGGCTGGATTGCTCACTGGAATGAAATGCACGATGAAGGCATCAAAATCGCGCGTCCGCGTCAGCTTTACACCGGTTACGCCGAACGTGATTTCAGCAGTCAGTTGAAGAAATAA
- the sdhA gene encoding succinate dehydrogenase flavoprotein subunit — protein MKLPVREFDAVVVGAGGAGMRAALQISQMGLSCALISKVFPTRSHTVSAQGGITVALGNTHEDNWEWHMYDTVKGSDYIGDQDAIEYMCKTGPEAVLELEHMGLPFSRLEDGSIYQRPFGGQSLNFGGEQAARTAAAADRTGHALLHTLYQQNLKNHTTIFSEWYALDLVKNQDGAFVGCTAICIETGEVVYFKARATVLATGGAGRIYQSTTNAHINTGDGVGMALRAGVPVQDMEMWQFHPTGIAGAGVLVTEGCRGEGGYLLNKHGERFMERYAPNAKDLAGRDVVARSIMIEIREGRGCDGPWGPHAKLKLDHLGKDVLESRLPGILELSRTFAHVDPIKEPIPVIPTCHYMMGGIPTKVTGQAITVNEKGEDVVIPGLFAVGEIACVSVHGANRLGGNSLLDLVVFGRAAGMHLQESLMEQGASRDASDSDIEASLDRMNRWNNTRSGEDPVEIRKALQSCMQHNFSVFREGDAMAKGLEELRTIRERLQNARLDDTSSEFNTQRIECLELDNLMETAFSTAVSANFRTESRGAHSRFDFPERDDANWLCHSLYLPGTESMTRREVNMQPKLRAAFPPKVRSY, from the coding sequence ATGAAACTGCCGGTCAGAGAGTTTGATGCTGTTGTTGTTGGTGCGGGTGGCGCAGGTATGCGCGCGGCACTGCAAATTTCACAAATGGGGCTGTCTTGCGCCCTGATATCAAAAGTATTCCCAACCCGTTCCCATACCGTATCTGCGCAGGGTGGTATTACTGTCGCACTGGGTAATACCCATGAAGATAACTGGGAATGGCATATGTATGACACGGTAAAGGGTTCCGATTATATCGGTGACCAGGATGCCATCGAATATATGTGTAAAACTGGCCCTGAGGCTGTTCTTGAATTGGAACACATGGGGCTACCTTTCTCCCGTTTAGAAGATGGCAGCATTTATCAGCGGCCATTTGGTGGGCAGTCGCTCAACTTTGGCGGTGAGCAAGCGGCGCGTACTGCGGCTGCGGCTGACCGTACCGGGCATGCGCTGTTACACACCCTTTATCAGCAAAACCTGAAAAACCACACCACTATATTCTCTGAGTGGTATGCACTGGATTTAGTGAAGAATCAGGACGGCGCTTTTGTGGGCTGTACGGCTATCTGCATTGAAACCGGTGAAGTGGTCTATTTCAAAGCGCGGGCCACCGTGCTGGCCACCGGCGGTGCCGGTCGTATTTACCAATCAACAACCAATGCGCACATTAATACCGGTGACGGTGTTGGCATGGCCTTGCGTGCCGGTGTACCGGTGCAGGACATGGAAATGTGGCAGTTCCACCCGACGGGTATTGCCGGGGCGGGCGTGTTGGTCACCGAGGGCTGCCGTGGTGAAGGCGGTTATCTGCTGAATAAACACGGCGAGCGCTTTATGGAGCGTTATGCGCCGAACGCCAAAGATTTGGCCGGTCGTGATGTGGTTGCGCGTTCTATTATGATTGAAATCCGTGAAGGTCGTGGTTGCGATGGCCCTTGGGGTCCGCATGCCAAACTGAAATTGGATCACTTGGGTAAAGATGTGCTGGAATCCCGTCTGCCGGGTATTCTTGAGTTATCTCGCACCTTTGCACATGTTGACCCCATTAAAGAACCTATCCCGGTGATTCCAACTTGCCATTACATGATGGGCGGGATCCCAACCAAGGTGACCGGTCAGGCCATCACAGTAAATGAAAAGGGTGAAGATGTTGTCATCCCAGGTCTGTTTGCTGTGGGTGAAATTGCTTGTGTTTCCGTCCACGGTGCCAACCGTTTGGGGGGGAACTCATTGCTGGACTTGGTGGTCTTTGGTCGCGCAGCCGGTATGCATCTGCAAGAATCTTTAATGGAGCAGGGCGCTAGTCGCGATGCCAGTGATTCTGATATTGAAGCATCACTGGATCGAATGAACCGCTGGAATAACACCCGCTCAGGTGAAGATCCGGTTGAGATCCGCAAAGCATTACAATCCTGCATGCAGCATAACTTCTCGGTATTCCGCGAAGGTGATGCAATGGCTAAAGGGTTAGAAGAACTGAGAACTATCCGCGAACGTCTGCAAAATGCCCGTCTGGATGACACTTCTAGCGAGTTCAATACCCAGCGTATTGAATGTCTGGAATTGGATAACCTGATGGAAACAGCGTTTTCCACTGCCGTGTCTGCAAACTTCCGTACCGAAAGCCGTGGCGCACATAGCCGCTTCGATTTCCCGGAACGTGATGATGCCAACTGGTTGTGCCATTCGCTCTATTTGCCTGGCACTGAAAGCATGACCCGCCGTGAGGTAAACATGCAACCTAAGCTACGCGCGGCATTCCCGCCGAAAGTGCGTTCTTATTAA
- the sdhC gene encoding succinate dehydrogenase cytochrome b556 subunit, protein MGKTVKKQRPVNLDLQTIRFPVTAIASILHRVSGVMTFVAVGILLWLLGLSVSSQEGFMQAAAVMNSFFVKFIFWGILTALAYHVCGGIRHLLMDFGYVEESLAAGTRSAQVVMVLTLVLSVLAGVLVW, encoded by the coding sequence GTGGGCAAAACCGTGAAAAAACAAAGACCTGTCAATTTGGATCTGCAAACGATTCGATTTCCTGTTACTGCGATAGCGTCCATTTTACACCGAGTCTCTGGCGTAATGACTTTCGTTGCTGTTGGTATCCTCCTCTGGCTGTTAGGTTTGTCTGTATCCTCGCAAGAAGGGTTCATGCAAGCAGCGGCTGTCATGAATAGCTTTTTTGTTAAATTCATCTTCTGGGGAATACTCACCGCACTGGCCTATCACGTTTGCGGTGGCATCCGCCACTTGCTTATGGATTTTGGCTATGTCGAAGAGAGCTTGGCTGCGGGGACCCGCTCCGCCCAAGTCGTCATGGTGTTAACCCTGGTGCTGTCAGTTTTAGCTGGAGTCCTTGTATGGTAA
- the odhB gene encoding 2-oxoglutarate dehydrogenase complex dihydrolipoyllysine-residue succinyltransferase, producing the protein MSSVDINVPDLPESVADGSVATWHKKPGDSVKRDEVLVEIETDKVILEVPASQDGILDAILEDEGATVTSRQVLGRIRPSDSSGLPTEEKSQSTESTPAQRQTASLEEESNDTLSPAIRRLIAEHSLDASAIKGSGVGGRITREDIDNHLATRKSVPAAVENKVEATAPVAALAGRSEKRVPMTRLRKRVAERLLEAKNSTAMLTTFNEINMKPIMDLRKQYGEAFEKRHGVRLGFMSFYIKAVVEALKRYPEVNASIDGEDVVYHNYFDVSIAVSTPRGLVTPVLRDVDTMGMADIEKKIKELAVKGRDGKLKVEELTGGNFTITNGGVFGSLMSTPIINPPQSAILGMHAIKDRPMAVNGQVVILPMMYLALSYDHRLIDGRESVGYLVTVKEMLEDPARLLLDV; encoded by the coding sequence ATGAGTAGCGTAGATATTAATGTTCCTGACCTCCCTGAGTCTGTCGCCGATGGCTCGGTAGCAACCTGGCACAAAAAACCGGGTGATAGCGTCAAACGCGATGAAGTGCTGGTTGAGATTGAAACAGACAAAGTGATTCTGGAAGTTCCGGCCAGCCAAGACGGTATTTTGGATGCCATTTTGGAAGACGAAGGTGCCACTGTGACTTCGCGTCAAGTGTTGGGTCGTATTCGTCCAAGTGACAGCTCTGGCTTGCCAACCGAAGAAAAAAGCCAAAGCACCGAGTCCACCCCTGCTCAGCGCCAAACCGCCAGCCTGGAAGAAGAAAGCAACGATACGCTCAGCCCGGCGATCCGTCGTCTGATTGCAGAACACTCTCTTGATGCTTCCGCCATTAAAGGCAGTGGTGTGGGTGGTCGTATCACGCGTGAAGATATTGATAACCATTTGGCAACGCGTAAATCAGTACCCGCTGCCGTGGAAAACAAAGTTGAAGCTACCGCACCGGTTGCCGCACTTGCTGGCCGCAGCGAAAAACGTGTTCCGATGACGCGTCTACGTAAACGTGTTGCCGAGCGCCTGCTGGAAGCTAAAAACAGCACCGCAATGTTGACTACGTTTAACGAAATCAACATGAAGCCAATCATGGATCTGCGCAAGCAGTACGGTGAGGCTTTCGAGAAGCGTCACGGTGTGCGTCTGGGCTTTATGTCCTTCTATATCAAGGCCGTGGTTGAAGCGCTGAAACGCTACCCAGAAGTGAATGCTTCTATTGATGGCGAAGATGTGGTTTACCATAATTACTTTGATGTCAGCATTGCCGTTTCTACCCCACGCGGCCTGGTTACCCCTGTATTACGTGATGTAGATACTATGGGTATGGCTGATATTGAGAAGAAAATCAAAGAGCTGGCTGTAAAAGGCCGTGACGGCAAACTGAAGGTTGAAGAACTGACTGGCGGTAATTTCACTATTACCAATGGCGGCGTATTCGGCTCATTGATGTCGACCCCGATCATTAACCCACCACAAAGCGCGATCCTTGGTATGCATGCTATCAAAGACAGGCCTATGGCGGTCAATGGTCAGGTAGTGATTCTGCCAATGATGTATCTGGCACTGTCCTACGACCACCGGTTGATCGATGGCCGCGAATCCGTTGGCTATCTGGTGACGGTGAAAGAGATGCTGGAAGATCCAGCTCGCTTACTGCTGGATGTATAA
- a CDS encoding succinate dehydrogenase iron-sulfur subunit: MKLEFSIYRYNPDVDNAPHMQDYTLEAEEGRDMMLLDALIQLKEKDPTLSFRRSCREGVCGSDGLNMNGKNGLACITPVSALQKGNKKIVIRPLPGLPVVRDLVVDMGQFYTQYEKIKPYLLNDGKNPPAREHLQSPEQREKLDGLYECILCACCSTSCPSFWWNPDKFVGPAGLLAAYRFLIDSRDTETTARLDDLDDAFSVFRCHSIMNCVSVCPKGLNPTKAIGHIKSMLLQRSA, from the coding sequence ATGAAACTTGAGTTCTCAATTTATCGCTATAACCCGGACGTCGATAACGCGCCGCATATGCAGGATTACACGTTAGAAGCGGAAGAAGGCCGGGATATGATGTTGCTGGATGCACTTATCCAGTTAAAAGAAAAAGATCCGACGTTGTCGTTTCGCCGCTCATGCCGTGAAGGGGTTTGTGGCTCCGACGGTTTGAATATGAATGGCAAAAATGGGTTGGCTTGTATTACGCCAGTTTCAGCTTTGCAAAAAGGCAATAAAAAGATTGTGATTCGCCCGTTGCCGGGCTTACCGGTGGTGCGGGATTTAGTGGTCGATATGGGGCAGTTTTATACTCAGTACGAGAAAATTAAACCATACCTGTTGAATGATGGCAAAAATCCGCCAGCACGTGAGCATTTGCAATCGCCAGAACAACGCGAGAAATTGGATGGCCTGTATGAATGCATCCTATGTGCTTGTTGTTCCACATCTTGCCCGTCATTCTGGTGGAATCCGGATAAATTTGTGGGGCCGGCAGGGTTACTGGCTGCCTATCGCTTCCTGATAGATAGTCGTGATACGGAAACAACAGCACGTTTGGATGATCTGGACGACGCTTTTAGTGTTTTCCGCTGCCATAGCATTATGAATTGTGTCAGTGTGTGTCCTAAAGGCCTTAACCCGACCAAAGCAATCGGCCACATTAAGTCTATGTTGTTGCAGCGTAGTGCATGA